The Arachis ipaensis cultivar K30076 chromosome B03, Araip1.1, whole genome shotgun sequence region ggtggtagtgtactcggatcatgcggcgttaaagtatttattggctaagaaggaatccaaaccgagattgattagatgggttctattattgcaagaatttgacttggaaattcaagataggagtggttcgcaaaacctagtggcagatcacttaagtcgccttgaacacaccaaaggcgataccactcctattaatgattcttttcccttGAGGGCTTGCAAGCAATCTCGGAAGCCGTTCCTTGGTATGCATCAATCGCCAATTACTTGGTATCTCGCtccttccctcctaatctctccaaacatcaaagggataagctaaaaagcgaatccaaatactatgtatgggatgacccatacctttggagatgtggagcggatcaagtaattcggaggtgtattccacaaaccgaattccactcaatcttggaagcttgccactcctccgaAGGAGGAGGTCATTATGGACTCCAAAGAACGGTAAAAaaaatcctagattgtggattttggtggccaactcttttcaaggactcttctatttttgtaaatcttgttctcaatgtcttagatttggtaatatctccaagaaggatgaaatcccccaacaaaccatgctatttggtgagatttttgatgtgtggggtatcgacttcatggggccattcccaaattctaatggttttctctacattctactagtcgttgattatgtgtccaaatgggtggaagcgatacccacccggacggacgatgctaatgtggtcctttcctttgtgagaaataacatcatttgtagatttgggtcaccacgagcaatcgtgagcgaccaaggctcACATTTTTGTAATGAGAGAATGGAAGGGCTAATGAAGAAATACGGCATCATACATAAAGTGGCTACGGCCTACCACCCACAGACAAACGGCCAAGTCGATATTTCCAATCGGGAGATTAAACGCATATTGGAAAGAATTGTGAAGCCTCATCCAAAGGATTGGAGTGCTAAGCTcaccgatgcattatgggcctaccgaaTGGCATACAAAATGCCGATTGGCATGAACCCCTTtcggttggtctatggcaaagcttgccactTACCGGTGGAGATAGAGCACAAAGCATATTGGGCCGTCAAGGAGTGCAATTTAAGTTTGGGAGGGGCCGGAATAGAGAGGAAGCTACAACTAGTggagttggaatgtttgaggcttgaagcttatgagaactctagactttacaaggaaaGGATGAAATCCATGCATGATAAGAAGATAAGAGGTAAAGAATTTAGAGCCAGCGACCTAGTCTTCCTCTAAAATTCAAGATTGAGGTTGATGCCCGGAAATCTTAGGtcaagatgggaaggaccttataAAGTCGAGAAGGCGGAGCCATATGGAGTCTATCATTTGCGCCATCCTTTGAGCTTCgatatcttcaaggtcaatgggcaccgtctcaagttgtatcatggtgagcaaatgaaaaacaacaaggagattgaggtattcctcttggaagatgcacctcttggcaaggagcaatgagctagtgaaagtccaacttaaggacattaaacaaaagtgctaggtgggagacaccccaccatggtgagatctatctTTTTGCCCCTTTTGTATATAGTTCTTGAATTCTTCATTGTTTTGTGATTGCTTAGCTATAACATTGTTTAGTTGGATTTGATTGTGGCGATCTTAGATAAATTGTTCATGAAgatttgcattgatttttcaaAAGGTGGATTGATTGTGTGGTAGAAAACACCCCATCTTTAGGTATTGCAtggagttttgggtgtttttttACCCCTTTGGCTTGTTTGCCCactaaattcataataaatatgcATTCTTCATGTCTAAAAAAAAGGGGAGGGGGCGTGTGCGCGCACTaaacgcgtacgcgtccataggCCACTCGCAGCTCCTGggtcattttccagagagttgtgccaattcTGAACCAACGCTGAGCCCCAGGCACAACGCTAGTCACGCGTacacgcacctggcgcgtacgcatcCATGTCCTTAATTGCGCAaagcgcgcgtacgcgcactagcCGCGTATGTGTCGATGGTGTCATATGCAGTCCTGgttcattttccagagagttgtgctaatTTTGGGCTAACGCTGTGCCCTAAGCCTGACTCGATTCAAGCGTGCGTGTACCTGGTGCGCACGCGTCCCTCGGACGATATGCACATCGACGCGTAAGTGCACCGTGCACGTCCGCGTCGATCGTGTCAATGCAATTTCCAGTACATTCTCCCGAGAGTTGAGCCAA contains the following coding sequences:
- the LOC107633381 gene encoding uncharacterized protein LOC107633381, which translates into the protein MEGLMKKYGIIHKVATAYHPQTNGQVDISNREIKRILERIVKPHPKDWSAKLTDALWAYRMAYKMPIGMNPFRLVYGKACHLPVEIEHKAYWAVKECNLSLGGAGIERKLQLVELECLRMVIKKDKEKKPAAKKAPTKLATKATTAKPLIKKPRSIVNIGALEKDNPPRDPNKFPNRYCELVYPMMIERNYHAEPLLIPPAHVAPFVMPRIERRQ